In Hasllibacter sp. MH4015, the following proteins share a genomic window:
- the hemA gene encoding 5-aminolevulinate synthase, with protein MRAVHGFRRRPPVTYDHALDAALGKLHEEGRYRTFIDIERRRGNFPHAVWTKPDGSEQDITVWCGNDYLGMGQHPAVLAAMHEALEATGAGSGGTRNISGTTIYHKALEDELRDLHGKDAALVFTSAYIANDATLSTLPKLFPGLIIYSDALNHASMIEGVRRNGGAKRIFRHNDVAHLRELLEADDADAPKLIAFESIYSMDGDFGPIEAICDLAEEFNALTYLDEVHAVGMYGPRGGGVAERDGLMDRVDIINGTLGKAFGVHGGYIAASAKMCDAVRSYAPGFIFTTSLPPVVAAGAAASVRWLKDHPELRDLHQERAAVLKLHLKGLGLPIIDHGSHIVPVMVGDPVHTKAISDMLLEDHGIYVQPINYPTVPRGTERLRFTPSPVHDPKMLDALVQAMDGLWSHCALNRQELAG; from the coding sequence ATGCGTGCGGTGCACGGGTTCCGGAGGAGACCGCCAGTGACTTACGACCACGCGCTCGACGCCGCCTTGGGCAAGCTGCACGAGGAGGGGCGCTACCGCACCTTCATCGACATCGAACGGCGCCGTGGCAATTTCCCCCATGCGGTCTGGACCAAGCCCGACGGGTCCGAACAGGACATCACCGTGTGGTGCGGCAACGACTACCTCGGCATGGGGCAGCACCCGGCGGTCCTGGCGGCGATGCACGAGGCGCTGGAGGCGACCGGCGCAGGCTCGGGCGGGACGCGCAACATCTCCGGCACGACGATCTATCACAAGGCGCTGGAAGATGAGCTGCGCGACCTGCACGGCAAGGACGCGGCCCTGGTTTTCACCAGCGCCTATATCGCCAATGACGCGACTTTAAGTACGCTGCCCAAGCTCTTCCCCGGCCTCATTATCTACTCCGACGCGCTGAACCACGCGAGCATGATCGAAGGGGTGCGCCGCAATGGCGGGGCGAAGCGGATCTTCCGGCACAACGACGTGGCCCATCTGCGTGAATTGCTGGAGGCCGACGACGCGGACGCGCCGAAGCTGATCGCGTTCGAATCGATCTATTCCATGGACGGCGATTTCGGCCCGATCGAGGCGATTTGCGATCTGGCGGAGGAGTTCAACGCGCTGACCTACCTTGATGAGGTCCATGCCGTTGGTATGTACGGCCCGCGTGGGGGCGGCGTGGCCGAACGCGACGGGCTGATGGACCGGGTCGACATCATCAACGGCACGCTTGGCAAGGCCTTCGGCGTCCATGGCGGGTACATCGCGGCGAGCGCGAAAATGTGTGACGCCGTAAGGTCTTACGCGCCGGGCTTCATCTTCACGACGTCCTTGCCGCCGGTGGTGGCCGCAGGTGCCGCAGCGTCGGTGCGGTGGCTCAAGGACCATCCCGAACTGCGCGACCTGCACCAGGAACGGGCCGCGGTTCTGAAACTGCACCTGAAGGGTCTTGGCCTGCCGATCATCGACCACGGCAGCCATATCGTGCCCGTCATGGTGGGTGATCCGGTCCATACCAAGGCGATCTCGGACATGCTGCTGGAGGATCACGGCATTTATGTTCAACCGATAAACTATCCCACCGTGCCGCGCGGGACGGAGCGTTTGCGCTTCACGCCGTCGCCGGTCCATGACCCCAAGATGCTGGACGCCCTGGTGCAGGCGATGGACGGCCTATGGTCCCATTGCGCGCTGAACCGGCAGGAACTGGCGGGCTGA
- a CDS encoding DUF4115 domain-containing protein has product MSSSRISYAPERDSVFARVEPGALGSIAVLLVLAIGIGYGAWAILNDIQRLQIAPIDEAPAVPLAQLDPLSGVAEGAFDVAQGFDIAVPGPETADRLYRPQALEAPVLTPRDSALSTLNPDEVGTLGTIAAEDRAAPQLAGAAPQAAASPVQVTQASDQVMIFATRPTWVRVTSASGDTIDEMTLNAGDSYLVPEDVGTPLLRTGNAGSLYFAVNGVALGPAGQGATIVRDVELTADALSANFTMADTSADPDLPEIASLVLDVSALPAAPVTVPEQPQSIVYDPTGAAEAEAMQAAYADLPADVAAALVAANARPVVVLTPGPDVQRPEQRP; this is encoded by the coding sequence ATGTCGTCGTCGCGCATCTCCTACGCGCCGGAGCGTGACAGCGTGTTCGCGCGGGTCGAGCCCGGCGCGCTTGGCTCCATCGCCGTGCTGCTCGTCCTCGCCATCGGCATCGGCTACGGCGCCTGGGCGATCCTGAACGACATCCAGCGCCTGCAGATCGCGCCCATCGACGAGGCCCCCGCCGTGCCGCTGGCGCAGTTGGACCCGCTGTCGGGCGTCGCCGAAGGCGCGTTCGACGTGGCCCAGGGCTTCGATATCGCGGTGCCGGGGCCGGAAACGGCGGATCGCCTCTATCGTCCGCAGGCGCTGGAAGCGCCGGTGCTGACGCCGCGCGATTCCGCCCTGTCCACGCTCAACCCCGATGAGGTCGGCACGCTCGGCACCATCGCGGCGGAGGATCGCGCCGCCCCGCAACTGGCCGGTGCCGCGCCGCAGGCCGCCGCCAGCCCGGTGCAGGTCACGCAGGCCAGCGACCAGGTGATGATCTTCGCCACGCGCCCCACCTGGGTGCGGGTGACGTCGGCCAGCGGCGATACGATCGACGAAATGACGCTCAATGCCGGGGACAGCTACCTCGTGCCCGAGGATGTCGGCACGCCGCTTCTGCGCACGGGCAATGCCGGATCGCTCTATTTCGCGGTGAACGGCGTGGCGCTTGGCCCGGCCGGGCAGGGGGCGACCATCGTGCGTGACGTGGAGCTGACCGCCGATGCGCTGTCGGCCAATTTCACGATGGCCGATACCAGCGCCGATCCCGACTTGCCGGAAATCGCGTCGCTCGTCCTGGACGTCAGCGCCTTGCCCGCCGCCCCCGTCACCGTGCCGGAACAGCCGCAAAGCATCGTCTACGATCCCACAGGCGCGGCGGAGGCCGAGGCGATGCAGGCGGCCTATGCCGATCTGCCCGCGGACGTGGCCGCGGCCCTGGTGGCCGCCAACGCGCGGCCCGTCGTCGTCCTGACCCCGGGACCGGACGTGCAGCGGCCCGAGCAGCGGCCCTAA